Genomic segment of Strix aluco isolate bStrAlu1 chromosome 8, bStrAlu1.hap1, whole genome shotgun sequence:
TTAGCACCAGCTGGAATCCTCAGACAGCAGTAGTAAAACAATAACAAACCTCcctcaaataaaattttaaatcatgagtttagaaaacactttcaaaaaatgaaagacacttagtaaatttaaaaattcacatgACTGACCACCAGGTCAAATCCTGTCATCTGGGAAACAGCAAGAAGAAATGCCAGTATTTAACTctgctgaggattttttttgACAGATTCCAGGAAACCAGGAGACTCAGATGTACAGAGAACAGGCCAAAGTGTGACTTTACAGCAACTGAAATTCAGGGTCCAGATAAGCAAAATTAGCATTGTTGCACCAACAACATTAAGCCAATGCTTAagaaacaacccccccaaaaaagggcGAACAACCTGGGAACCTATGGTTTGTTTGCAGGGTATTGGATTTCTACTACATTCTCAGCCTGAGGAAAAGGGAAATCTTCAGTTCCACCTGACAACTCCACAAGCTCAACACGATGGTAAGAGAGAAAAGTATTGCTAACTCTGCCCTTCAGGGCAAGAAGCCGGTGAGCTGGTGAGTAAACGTTGTGCTGCAACCTCTGAAGTGAAGCTCTCTTTCTGACCTACCGTTTGCAGGCAATAAAGCTTCAAGTTGCTGTACATCAACTCCATTTGCTGAGGTTATACAAGCAGGGTTCAACTAAGGCACTACTGATACAAATGAGTTAGCTTGTGTATTTCTACATATTTGTAGTTACAGTACCATGCTAACAATGCATCTACTGTCTCCAGACTGCGTTACATAAAAGGTCAGCTCAACTTCAAGCATTTTCTAGAACTTTTCTTGAATTTCAGAAGGTCCCATAGAAACTTGTTACCAGGAATGCCAACAAAAAACCAGAAGCGGTAAGCAGCcagctctggagcacaggtatAAAACTACTTTATTGGTATGAAACCAGCCCTGTGAGTTGTGAGAAATTAGGTATTTCATTGTTCCTTGTCTAAGTCTTGCATGCTGAGGACCTACTAGGCAGGAAACAATGACAAAATAACGACAAAACGAAATTAATCCAAGTCGTGTTTGTAAGAAGAGACGGGGTTACACAGCCTTAGAGAGCAGCAGTTAGCCAAAAAGAGCCTTCCGAAATAAACAGCAACTTTTCAAAAGAAGGCAGCAGACACATTCCTGTAGACATGGAGCATTAGAGATACGTGCAAAGAATACTACTCATTTTTTCATATCTATCAGGGCTAATTGTCAGCAACAGCTCAGCTTAGCTAGAGGAATGTTTCAAGTCATATTTCAATCTGTTTTAGATTGTGCAATGCTAGAAACTGGTATATAAACATTTAAGATGGCAAGTAAGCAGCTTTGAGGTCTGAATTTTAAATTGTTCACTCTTGAATCCTAACCCAAAAGAACTTTCACAGAGAACAGAGCGTAACATCAGGGAACTAACGCCAAGGCTGGTTTTGATATACATAATACTACTTTATTCCATTGTTTCAACTTTCTTACAGGTTTAAAAAACGTACAGGGGTTCAGAACCACCTCAACAGAACAAAGAATACATAATTAAGGGAGCTCTAGAATCAAACCACAAGTGTGCAAGCGTGGTTGGCTTCCATTACAAAAAGTAATAGGCACGATCTTTACATATGCATTTTGGTGAAAGAAGGAATAATAGTGCAGTGTTAAAAGGCACCAATAATCAATAATTGGGCCTTTTTTAAAAGCCAATAACCATCTAAGAAAATTACATTTggttcaaaataataatttaaatattttatcgATTGGCATGCATCTGAACCCCTGGCAATTTATTACACAAACCTAATGTGCGcccttgcaaaataaaaaagatttcatCAGTGGACCTGAAAATCAGTTcagtacaaaaggaaaaatactgaagCTCTTTGCCTGCATTTAATACTAAACTGTCTTGTTCACCTCCTCCAAGAACACTTGTCTAACAAACAGCTATTCAACAACTGCACAGAAGTATGTCTCTTAAAGCAAGTGTAATTTTTTAATCCTGTAGCATTGACCTATTCCATGTGCTATGAAAACATTAGGCACAGACCACAATTTAcgttttctctaaaaaaaatacagttatgtgCAAGCTAGGTTCACACAACGGATTGACAGCTACAACAGTAAGCTATTTAGACTTCCCAAAGTAAAGGGTTAGTTAGTTTTAATTTTCTAAGCAGTGATGCACACTGCTGTGAGCGATTATCATATTTGCATTAGGATTATCTGTGTAGCCAATAAAGGAAAAGCTTTAGTACACCCTAAAGGACACTACATCAATACTGTGTGCTAATTTAACAGGATCAAGAGAATGAAAGACTGAAGAAGTCATTGTACATGGGCAGCTGCAGTTAGCCAGCCAGCCAGGAAGGGCTATTGCTTTCTGCAGGAAGAATGGTTTGAAACTCTGTTTACCTCGTAGGTGCCCTCAAACTAAACCACTTGGACGCCATGGAATCTAGGGATGCACAGTatggaaaaaagggggaaatgagAGGGAGAGCTTCTGTGAAAGTTGTACCAAAATGCGCCATTTTATCCAAAAGCGTCATGCCCGGTGTAGGTTTTATGCATTGCGGATTGTTTGTACAACTGAAAATTGTACAAGATGTGAGCAGAGATAGAGCTGATTATTAATCTGCAATATCTACTACAGTCCTCAGGTATATAATTTACGGATAGCCACTTACTGTGTTGTTGATTGTTTcctcttaaatatatttaaattcagAAGGCTACATTATATTCTGACACAAAGATAGTAAGACAACTTTTCTACAAGGGGGAAAATATAAGGTAGCAACTAACTTATTTTGTGAGGAACCTCCTCTGATGTGGTAGTTATTTCATGCCCTTTGGAAGATTTTTAGTTCTGACTTTCTTCATCGTCTCTGTCGAATTGCTCTCCTCACAATTTCGCAAGAGCTATATTCAAGTTCAGCGAGCCCTCTTAACAGCAGCCTTTTCCTTTTCCGCAATCACTTTTAAACTCCCTCTAACATCATAGCAAGCTATTCAAGTAAACACTTCTCTTCTGGCAAGTTTCCAGACACAGCAAATACTATCAAAACTCCGCGTTTGATTACATGCGCCAGTTTTCTTTAAATGGAGCAGGAATTAGCCCGTTTTCTTGGTTTAGGGTCCCGTACATCCCTGTCTTTTAAACACATACAGGATGAACATATTGTCTCTGACAGTCTCCGCAGTCCCAGCCTGAAAACGCTGTTGGAGAGGCTATATATCACACAGTTGCAGAAACTATTGCTTATAGCAAGCCATGTCGTTAAGAAGGAAAGTGCTGGGTTTTCCAACACCCTAGAGCTCTCCAGCAGAAAGTATATGATATAGGGGAGCCACAGCATGTAGAACACACTGGTTATCCGAAACAAAACCATGGCATAGCGGCGATCGGGGCTGTGCCCAGTCTCCCCAGCAGCATCCACTTCGTGGCTAGGAAATCGAGCTCTCCGATCATTTATCTCTTTGGTGTGCTGCCGGCAAATTTTAAAGATGTGGAAATACGTGAAACATAtgacaaaggcagcaggagcGTATAGTAAGCACACGATAAAGCCAGTAAAATAGGCATTAGTTAGCCAGGAGGTAGCACACCATTCAAAAATATCTCCATGGTAACCAGGTTTTCCCCAACCAAAAAAGGAAGGCAAGAAGATCAGACAAGAGTATATCCAGATCAAAATGATGCAGATTCTCAAGCGACAAGGTGTGACCAGCTGATTATAGGAGAGAGGCTTTGTTATAGCGAGATAGCGATCCACACTGATGCAAGCAAGACATGCCATAGATACGCTTTTTAGCACAGAGATGATATATCCAAAAACTTGACAAGTCAAGGACTCGTGGACACCTGTCGAGTAGTGGAGCAGTGACAAAGTAGGAACCAAGCAGCTAACTCCAACAAAAAGATCAGCATAGGCCATGGTCTGAATAAAATAGCTGGTGGTATAATGATGCAGAAGTGGAGCACAGTGAAAAACAAATATCACAGTTAAGTTACCCgcaataattaaaaatgttagcaagacaaTAACAACTGTCTCAAGGATACAGATGTCAACTGCATTGTAGTGACCAAATCCAAGAGGGCAGGAGAGATGCTCAGATACGTTCATAACACTACTGCTCATATTCAGAGTCCTCCATTCAATCCATCGGGAC
This window contains:
- the GPR52 gene encoding G-protein coupled receptor 52, with amino-acid sequence MNQSRWIEWRTLNMSSSVMNVSEHLSCPLGFGHYNAVDICILETVVIVLLTFLIIAGNLTVIFVFHCAPLLHHYTTSYFIQTMAYADLFVGVSCLVPTLSLLHYSTGVHESLTCQVFGYIISVLKSVSMACLACISVDRYLAITKPLSYNQLVTPCRLRICIILIWIYSCLIFLPSFFGWGKPGYHGDIFEWCATSWLTNAYFTGFIVCLLYAPAAFVICFTYFHIFKICRQHTKEINDRRARFPSHEVDAAGETGHSPDRRYAMVLFRITSVFYMLWLPYIIYFLLESSRVLENPALSFLTTWLAISNSFCNCVIYSLSNSVFRLGLRRLSETICSSCMCLKDRDVRDPKPRKRANSCSI